One window of Curtobacterium sp. 458 genomic DNA carries:
- a CDS encoding LLM class flavin-dependent oxidoreductase, translating into MTKIGFLSFGHWRDVPGSRVRSAREALVQAVDLAVAAEEAGVDGAYFRVHHFAPQQAAPFPLLSAIAARTSRIEIGTGVIDMRYENPLYMAEEAAATDLISGGRLQLGVSRGSPETALAGYQQFGYVPDAGDPNGADLARSHTSVFRRAIAGEPMANANPQMTGTAGSLPVFPLSDTLPDRIWWGAGTRATAEWTAEQGMNLMSSTLLTEDTGVPFDELQAEQIERFRTTWEQMGWERTPRVSVSRSIIPIIDDESRHYFGVRAQVEGQDQVGHLDGGLARFGRSYIGSPEDLVAELAADRAVRAADTVLVTVPNQLGVDFNARMLAAVKDVFTEVDAAPVPA; encoded by the coding sequence ATGACCAAGATCGGGTTCCTGTCGTTCGGACACTGGCGCGACGTGCCGGGGTCCAGGGTGCGTAGCGCGCGCGAGGCCCTCGTCCAGGCCGTCGACCTCGCCGTCGCCGCCGAGGAGGCCGGGGTGGACGGCGCGTACTTCCGCGTCCACCACTTCGCCCCGCAGCAGGCCGCACCGTTCCCGCTGCTCTCCGCGATCGCCGCCCGGACCAGCCGCATCGAGATCGGCACCGGCGTGATCGACATGCGGTACGAGAACCCGCTCTACATGGCGGAGGAGGCCGCGGCGACCGACCTCATCTCCGGCGGCCGACTGCAGCTCGGCGTCTCCCGGGGATCACCCGAGACCGCGCTCGCCGGGTACCAGCAGTTCGGCTACGTGCCGGACGCCGGCGACCCGAACGGCGCCGACCTCGCGCGCTCGCACACGAGCGTCTTCCGCCGAGCGATCGCCGGGGAGCCCATGGCGAACGCGAACCCGCAGATGACCGGCACGGCCGGGTCGCTGCCCGTGTTCCCGCTCTCGGACACGCTCCCGGACCGGATCTGGTGGGGTGCCGGTACCCGCGCCACCGCCGAGTGGACCGCCGAGCAGGGCATGAACCTCATGTCGTCGACGCTCCTCACCGAGGACACCGGCGTGCCGTTCGACGAGCTCCAGGCCGAGCAGATCGAGCGCTTCCGGACGACCTGGGAGCAGATGGGGTGGGAGCGGACCCCGCGGGTGTCCGTCTCGCGGAGCATCATCCCGATCATCGACGACGAGTCGCGCCACTACTTCGGCGTCCGGGCGCAGGTCGAGGGACAGGACCAGGTCGGACACCTCGACGGTGGACTCGCACGGTTCGGCCGCTCGTACATCGGGTCGCCCGAGGACCTCGTCGCGGAGCTCGCCGCCGACCGGGCCGTCCGTGCTGCCGACACCGTGCTCGTCACCGTGCCGAACCAGCTCGGCGTGGACTTCAACGCCCGGATGCTCGCCGCGGTGAAGGACGTCTTCACGGAGGTGGACGCGGCACCCGTGCCCGCCTGA
- a CDS encoding TraR/DksA C4-type zinc finger protein, with product MDDPRAALTTERLRNERLLAGVEQSMRDVSDARQDANSDDEHDPEGATLAWERGSLGAVRDDARERIRLVDAALARLDAGTYGRCAVGGEPIPEARLAAVPWAATCVAHA from the coding sequence ATGGACGACCCCCGCGCCGCACTCACCACCGAGCGCCTCCGCAACGAACGTCTGCTCGCCGGCGTCGAGCAGAGCATGCGGGATGTGAGCGACGCCCGGCAGGACGCCAACTCCGACGACGAGCACGACCCGGAGGGAGCGACCCTCGCGTGGGAGCGCGGTTCGCTCGGCGCGGTCCGCGACGACGCCCGCGAGCGCATCCGGCTGGTGGACGCCGCGCTCGCGCGGCTCGACGCGGGGACCTACGGGCGCTGCGCGGTCGGCGGGGAGCCGATCCCAGAGGCGCGCCTGGCCGCCGTCCCGTGGGCGGCGACGTGCGTCGCGCACGCGTGA
- a CDS encoding TIGR02611 family protein, translating to MDGTPDDRPGAVEPSAARHHRFQWFRDLRAWVHARPHVHLVYKVLVGVVGGLVVVIGLILVPLPGPGWLVVFIGLTILASEFHFFHRIITWLRAQLHRFWDWAKTRGPKWLRKVADRGKADVDAAHADAHRNMGMQARAPKHPRPGH from the coding sequence ATGGACGGCACACCCGACGACCGACCCGGCGCTGTCGAGCCCTCGGCGGCGCGGCACCACCGCTTCCAGTGGTTCCGTGACCTCCGCGCCTGGGTCCACGCGCGGCCGCACGTGCACCTCGTCTACAAGGTGCTCGTCGGAGTCGTCGGCGGGCTGGTGGTCGTCATCGGCCTGATCCTCGTGCCGCTGCCCGGGCCGGGCTGGCTCGTGGTCTTCATCGGGCTGACGATCCTCGCGAGCGAGTTCCACTTCTTCCACCGGATCATCACGTGGCTCCGGGCACAGCTCCACCGCTTCTGGGACTGGGCGAAGACCCGCGGCCCGAAGTGGCTGCGGAAGGTCGCGGACCGCGGCAAGGCGGACGTGGACGCCGCACACGCCGACGCGCACCGGAACATGGGGATGCAGGCCCGCGCACCGAAGCACCCGCGCCCCGGTCACTGA
- a CDS encoding MFS transporter — MQQSARSVAGFWILAAVLLAAMASSAVPSPIYPVYAAEWHLTPLMLTAVFAIYVAGLLVTMLVAGRLSDHVGRKPVLFTGGLLLVASLVLFTRADGLGSLILDRIVQGVAVGLLIGALGAALIDHSLERFPSLAGVLNGAVPPFALATGALSSGALVEWGPAPEQLVYAVFGSLLLVLVIALVVVPERVTRRPGALRSLRPTVSVPRDSRALFRSVAGSLVASWALGGLFLSLVPSALGAVFGIRDHFAAGALIAVVTGVGGLTGLAIQRLDTRRSLLLGLVALIVGPVVTVSFVFAHSLPGLVVGSAIAGIGFGAGFQAPLRMLLATAAPTHRAGLLSTIYIVSYLAFGVPAVVAGLVEPAFGFVPVLAGYGAFIVLAAGTALVLQLASTRRAAVEEQAASVVERTATGSVRTCPERGAAAAD, encoded by the coding sequence ATGCAGCAGTCAGCTCGCTCGGTCGCCGGGTTCTGGATCCTCGCCGCGGTGCTCCTCGCCGCGATGGCGTCGTCCGCGGTGCCGTCGCCCATCTACCCCGTCTACGCAGCCGAGTGGCACCTCACACCGCTCATGCTCACCGCAGTGTTCGCGATCTACGTCGCCGGACTCCTCGTCACGATGCTCGTCGCCGGGCGCCTCTCGGACCACGTCGGCCGGAAGCCCGTGCTGTTCACCGGTGGCCTGCTGCTCGTCGCCTCCCTCGTCCTCTTCACGCGGGCCGACGGGCTCGGTTCGCTGATCCTCGACCGGATCGTCCAGGGCGTCGCGGTGGGCCTCCTGATCGGTGCCCTCGGGGCCGCGCTCATCGACCACTCGCTCGAGCGCTTCCCCTCCCTCGCCGGTGTGCTCAACGGCGCCGTGCCGCCCTTCGCCCTCGCGACCGGAGCCCTGTCGAGCGGCGCGCTCGTCGAGTGGGGTCCGGCGCCCGAGCAGCTCGTCTACGCGGTGTTCGGCTCGCTGCTGCTCGTGCTCGTGATCGCCCTCGTGGTCGTCCCCGAGCGGGTTACCCGTCGCCCGGGAGCCCTCCGGTCGCTCCGCCCGACGGTGTCCGTGCCGCGGGACTCCCGCGCCCTGTTCCGCAGCGTCGCCGGGTCACTCGTCGCGAGCTGGGCGCTCGGCGGGCTCTTCTTGTCGCTGGTCCCCTCGGCGCTCGGCGCGGTGTTCGGCATCCGGGACCACTTCGCCGCCGGGGCGCTCATCGCCGTCGTCACGGGGGTCGGCGGACTCACCGGTCTCGCGATCCAGCGCCTCGACACCCGCCGCAGCCTGCTCCTCGGGCTCGTCGCGCTCATCGTCGGCCCGGTGGTCACCGTCTCGTTCGTGTTCGCGCACTCGCTGCCCGGCCTCGTCGTCGGCAGTGCGATCGCCGGCATCGGCTTCGGCGCCGGGTTCCAGGCGCCGCTGCGGATGCTGCTCGCGACCGCCGCACCGACCCACCGCGCTGGGCTGCTGTCGACGATCTACATCGTGAGCTACCTCGCGTTCGGTGTCCCCGCCGTCGTGGCGGGCCTCGTCGAGCCGGCGTTCGGCTTCGTGCCGGTGCTCGCCGGGTACGGCGCGTTCATCGTCCTCGCCGCCGGGACCGCCCTCGTCCTGCAGCTCGCGTCGACCCGACGGGCTGCGGTCGAGGAGCAGGCGGCGTCGGTCGTCGAACGCACGGCCACCGGCTCCGTCCGGACCTGCCCCGAGCGGGGCGCCGCGGCCGCCGACTGA
- a CDS encoding helix-turn-helix domain-containing protein, translated as MPANVDAPERLPQPTVAEMDLPVVLDALSDPIRLAILHRYLIDAAGGVRSCGWVGIDRPKSTLTHHFRVLREAGLLEQHQEGLVRSSRVRFDDVQQRFPGLLDLVAAWEVPAALMREDVAP; from the coding sequence ATGCCCGCCAACGTCGATGCCCCGGAGCGGCTGCCCCAGCCGACCGTCGCCGAGATGGACCTGCCCGTCGTCCTCGACGCCCTGAGCGACCCGATCCGCCTCGCGATCCTGCACCGGTACCTGATCGACGCCGCCGGCGGGGTGCGGAGCTGCGGCTGGGTCGGCATCGACCGGCCGAAGTCGACGCTGACGCACCACTTCCGCGTGCTGCGCGAGGCGGGGCTGCTCGAACAGCACCAGGAGGGCCTCGTCCGCTCGAGTCGCGTGCGGTTCGACGACGTGCAGCAGCGGTTCCCCGGACTGCTCGACCTCGTCGCGGCGTGGGAGGTCCCGGCGGCCCTCATGCGCGAGGACGTCGCCCCGTGA
- a CDS encoding methyltransferase, with protein sequence MTPAARSAHRLPTITSEPAAVAAIAVDLEAAGFTVERLDSLWGAEAAASLHRGSRVAALRALASRDDSPLATLATLFVLGLPVSRAHAEAAFPTAGVDRVAAAGLLRHDATSTDDSGLPLDPADALVHPTVDLRPYAFVDDLGAGSWWIVSDLGELALGTALGEEHVLGIGGATTTLSGLQVPVPVQRVLDLGTGCGIQAMHARRFADEVVATDISRRALDIARFNVALNGLDGIEFRLGSLFEPVAGERFDRIVSNPPFVITPRREGVPAYEYRDGGMVGDALVETVLRGLGEHLEPGGTAQLLGNWEYRWGSDGLDRVRSWFADADADADADADARADADLDVWVVEREREDPPAYAETWIRDGGTKPGSAEFDDLVDAWLDDFRDRRVTGVGFGYVVVRRPAHADERPGGTPRLRRFERVPEALGSNPAGLGATVARVLDAADWLAAHDDAALGAAHLRVAGDVTEERYYWPGNDDPTVMTLVQGGGFGRRVDADTALAAFVGACDGDLSVRAITGAIAQITGVDEDALVADLLPRARDLVLDGLLLPA encoded by the coding sequence GTGACCCCCGCTGCGCGATCGGCGCACCGGCTGCCCACGATCACGTCCGAGCCCGCAGCCGTCGCGGCGATCGCCGTCGACCTCGAGGCCGCGGGGTTCACCGTGGAGCGGCTCGACTCCCTGTGGGGTGCGGAGGCCGCAGCGTCACTGCACCGGGGATCACGCGTGGCGGCGCTGCGTGCGCTGGCGTCGCGGGACGACTCCCCGCTCGCCACCCTCGCCACGCTCTTCGTGCTCGGGCTCCCGGTGTCGCGGGCGCACGCGGAGGCCGCGTTCCCGACGGCGGGCGTCGACCGGGTCGCCGCAGCAGGCCTGCTCCGGCACGACGCGACCAGCACCGACGACTCCGGGCTCCCGCTCGACCCCGCCGACGCGCTCGTCCACCCCACGGTGGACCTCCGCCCGTACGCCTTCGTCGACGACCTCGGCGCCGGCAGCTGGTGGATCGTCTCGGACCTCGGTGAGCTCGCCCTCGGCACGGCCCTGGGGGAGGAGCACGTGCTCGGCATCGGCGGAGCCACCACCACGCTCTCCGGCCTGCAGGTGCCCGTGCCCGTCCAGCGCGTGCTCGACCTCGGCACCGGCTGCGGCATCCAGGCCATGCACGCCCGCCGGTTCGCCGACGAGGTCGTCGCCACCGACATCTCCCGCCGCGCCCTCGACATCGCCCGGTTCAACGTCGCGCTGAACGGGCTGGACGGCATCGAGTTCCGGCTCGGCTCCCTGTTCGAACCCGTCGCCGGCGAGCGCTTCGACCGCATCGTCTCGAACCCGCCGTTCGTCATCACACCCCGCCGCGAGGGCGTCCCCGCCTACGAGTACCGCGACGGCGGGATGGTCGGCGACGCCCTCGTCGAGACCGTCCTCCGCGGCCTCGGCGAGCACCTCGAACCCGGCGGGACCGCGCAGCTCCTCGGCAACTGGGAGTACCGCTGGGGCTCCGACGGCCTCGACCGGGTGCGTTCGTGGTTCGCCGACGCCGACGCCGACGCCGACGCCGACGCCGACGCCCGCGCCGACGCCGACCTCGACGTCTGGGTGGTCGAGCGGGAGCGCGAGGACCCGCCCGCCTACGCCGAGACCTGGATCCGCGACGGCGGGACGAAGCCCGGCAGCGCGGAGTTCGACGACCTCGTGGACGCCTGGCTCGACGACTTCCGCGACCGCCGCGTCACGGGCGTCGGCTTCGGCTACGTCGTCGTGCGTCGCCCCGCGCACGCGGACGAACGGCCGGGAGGCACGCCCCGCCTCCGCCGCTTCGAGCGCGTCCCCGAGGCGCTCGGGTCCAACCCCGCGGGGCTCGGCGCGACCGTCGCACGCGTCCTCGACGCGGCCGACTGGCTCGCCGCCCACGACGACGCCGCGCTCGGCGCCGCGCACCTGCGCGTCGCCGGCGACGTCACCGAGGAGCGGTACTACTGGCCGGGCAACGACGACCCGACGGTGATGACGCTCGTGCAGGGCGGCGGGTTCGGCCGTCGTGTGGACGCGGACACGGCGCTCGCCGCGTTCGTCGGCGCGTGTGACGGTGACCTGTCGGTGCGGGCGATCACCGGTGCGATCGCGCAGATCACCGGCGTGGACGAGGACGCGCTCGTGGCCGACCTGCTGCCACGGGCACGCGACCTCGTCCTCGACGGGCTCCTGCTGCCGGCCTGA
- a CDS encoding NAD(P)-dependent oxidoreductase: protein MTRVVVTGGSGKLGRAVVRHLDEHGYDVVLVDRVPSPDKPERVPFIRADLTDHGQVLNVLLGVDDRYDHVDAVVHLAAVPAPGQVPDVALITNNVTSSINVFHAARQAGIKSVVWASSETLLGIPMGEHHPPYLPVDEEFPVRPQSSYSLGKAVEEEMARHFTRWDPELKMIGLRFSNVMDETDYPSFPWDATPEAKTFNLWSYIDSRDGAQAVRRALEADLTGFEAFVIASPDTVMDTPTIELVERFVPDIERRSDIDGVSSLLSIEKARELLGYAPEHSWRDHRA from the coding sequence ATGACACGCGTGGTGGTCACCGGTGGCAGCGGCAAGCTCGGGCGGGCCGTGGTCCGGCACCTGGACGAGCACGGGTACGACGTGGTGCTCGTCGACCGGGTGCCCTCGCCGGACAAGCCCGAGCGGGTGCCGTTCATCCGCGCCGACCTCACCGACCACGGCCAGGTGCTGAACGTGCTGCTCGGCGTCGACGACCGCTACGACCACGTGGACGCCGTGGTGCACCTCGCCGCAGTCCCCGCTCCGGGCCAGGTGCCGGACGTGGCGCTCATCACGAACAACGTGACGTCGTCGATCAACGTCTTCCACGCCGCTCGCCAGGCCGGCATCAAGAGCGTCGTGTGGGCGTCGAGCGAGACCCTGCTCGGCATCCCGATGGGCGAGCACCACCCGCCGTACCTGCCCGTGGACGAGGAGTTCCCGGTCCGTCCGCAGTCGTCGTACTCCCTCGGCAAGGCCGTGGAGGAGGAGATGGCCCGCCACTTCACGCGCTGGGACCCGGAGCTGAAGATGATCGGCCTCCGGTTCTCGAACGTCATGGACGAGACCGACTACCCGTCGTTCCCGTGGGACGCGACCCCGGAGGCGAAGACCTTCAACCTGTGGTCGTACATCGACTCGCGCGACGGGGCCCAGGCCGTCCGACGGGCTCTCGAGGCGGACCTCACCGGGTTCGAGGCGTTCGTGATCGCGAGCCCCGACACCGTCATGGACACCCCGACGATCGAGCTCGTCGAGCGGTTCGTCCCGGACATCGAGCGCCGGAGCGACATCGACGGCGTCAGCTCGCTGCTCTCGATCGAGAAGGCCCGCGAGTTGCTCGGCTACGCGCCCGAGCACAGCTGGCGCGACCACCGCGCCTGA